One genomic segment of Arachis duranensis cultivar V14167 chromosome 4, aradu.V14167.gnm2.J7QH, whole genome shotgun sequence includes these proteins:
- the LOC107485544 gene encoding phospholipase D beta 2 codes for MDNNGSPNQYPNPYFYPPNPYQPYPPPPTGIPVPNPYEHVPYPYPYNPSHSFNYSYPPPPRSSLSYSGSGHIDYPCPPHPQSPSSCAPLDFNQPPPKTSYPATAPSAPTNPYPAYPYHVPPGSQSPSRASHSHTSSLPYGSSQYYYPQNEAYLSPQQSDAHSRTNSFAGPYYVENTSSTGGGSGTPQPSDDSKPSPSAITYPPLDDLMSNVRLSDSTPSDIVSSPQQPVRPLMHSISTSKIEQKKDDFYGHANNSFSGWGNSYSSRVDSSKLSSSSFGSFNESVQIVPVQNKGSLRVLLLHGNLDIWVLEAKNLPNMDMFHKTLGDMFGKLPGTMGNKIEGTMNKVITSDPYVTISVANAVIGRTFVISNSENPVWMQHFYVPVAHHAAEVHFVVKDSDVVGSQLIGIVAIPVEQIYSGELVEGTYPILNSSGKPCKPGAVLRLSIQYIPMAQLSIYHQGVGAGPEYIGVPATYFPLRKGGTVTLYQDAHVPDGCLPNVFLDNGKTYVNGKCWYDIYDAIRQARRLIYITGWSVWHKVTLIRDGAVKASDYALGDLLRSKSQEGVRVLLLVWDDPTSRSILGYKTDGVMATHDEETRRFFKNSSVHVLLCPRSAGKRHSWYKQKEVGTIYTHHQKTVIVDADAGNNMRKIIAFVGGLDLCDGRYDTPDHHILRTLHTLHKDDYHNPTFTGNVGGCPREPWHDLHSKIDGPAAYDVLKNFEERWLRASKPHGIKKLKKYDDALLKLERIPDIIRMTDLPCIGHDDPESWHVQIFRSIDSNSVKGFPKDPKEASSKNLVCGKNVLIDMSIHTAYVKAIRAAQHYIYIENQYFIGSSYNWSQHKDLGANNLIPLEIALKIAEKIKAHERFAVYIVIPMWPEGVPTGAATQRILYWQNNTMQMMYDTVYKALVDAGVEAAFSPQDYLNFFCLGNRESTSMYDNVTVSGAPPQANSVQANSRNSRRFMIYVHSKGMIVDDEYVILGSANINQRSMEGTRDSEIAMGAYQPHYTWARKSTYPLGQVHGYRMSLWAEHTGTIEDCFLQPESLECVRRVKAMGEMNWRQYAANEVTEMRGHLMKYPVDVDRKGKVRPLPGHEEFPDVGGKIVGSFLAMKENLTI; via the exons ATGGATAATAATGGATCTCCAAACCAATATCCAAACCCATACTTTTACCCTCCCAACCCTTACCAACCATACCCACCTCCACCAACTGGAATTCCAGTTCCTAATCCATATGAACATGTTCCCTATCCATACCCTTATAATCCTTCACATTCCTTCAATTATTCCTATCCCCCACCTCCTAGATCATCCTTATCATACTCTGGTTCGGGCCATATCGACTATCCTTGCCCCCCTCATCCTCAATCACCCTCCTCATGTGCCCCCTTAGACTTCAACCAGCCACCACCGAAGACATCTTATCCGGCTACTGCCCCTAGTGCTCCTACCAATCCTTACCCTGCTTATCCCTACCATGTTCCTCCAGGGAGTCAGAGTCCGTCTCGAGCTTCCCATTCTCACACCAGTAGCTTGCCATATGGATCATCTCAGTATTACTATCCACAAAATGAGGCCTATTTGTCTCCTCAGCAATCCGATGCCCACTCGCGAACCAATAGCTTTGCAGGTCCCTACTATGTGGAGAACACTAGCTCAACAGGTGGTGGAAGTGGAACCCCACAACCCAGTGATGATTCCAAGCCTTCTCCGAGTGCTATTACTTACCCGCCTTTGGATGATCTTATGAGTAATGTTCGGTTGTCTGATAGCACGCCTAGTGATATTGTGTCATCACCTCAACAGCCAGTGAGGCCCCTAATGCATTCCATTTCAACTTCAAAAATAGAGCAGAAGAAAGATGACTTTTATGGACATGCTAATAACTCCTTCTCAGGATGGGGAAATTCCTACTCTTCTCGGGTGGATTCGTCTAAACTTTCATCATCTAGTTTTGGCTCATTTAATGAGTCTGTGCAGATTGTTCCAGTGCAGAATAAAGGGTCACTGAGAGTTCTGCTTCTACATGGAAATTTGGATATATGGGTGCTTGAGGCCAAAAATCTTCCTAATATGGACATGTTCCACAAAACATTAGGTGATATGTTCGGTAAATTACCTGGCACTATGGGCAATAAAATTGAAGGAACTATGAATAAGGTGATTACCAGTGATCCTTATGTAACAATTTCTGTAGCAAACGCTGTAATTGGGAGGACTTTTGTGATTAGCAATAGTGAAAATCCTGTTTGGATGCAACATTTCTATGTTCCTGTTGCACATCATGCTGCTGAAGTGCACTTTGTTGTTAAAGACAGTGATGTTGTCGGTTCACAGCTCATCGGCATCGTGGCAATTCCAGTGGAACAGATATACTCGGGGGAGCTGGTCGAAGGCACCTATCCCATCCTAAATAGTAGTGGGAAGCCTTGTAAGCCAGGTGCTGTTCTGAGATTATCCATTCAGTATATCCCAATGGCACAACTAAGCATTTATCATCAAGGAGTTGGAGCAGGGCCTGAGTACATTGGAGTTCCTGCGACTTATTTTCCTTTGAGGAAAGGTGGAACGGTTACTCTATATCAAGATGCTCATGTTCCAGATGGCTGCCTCCCTAACGTGTTTCTTGACAATGGGAAGACTTATGTGAATGGAAAGTGTTGGTATGACATCTATGATGCCATACGTCAAGCTCGGCGTTTGATTTATATTACAGGATGGTCAGTGTGGCACAAAGTTACATTAATAAGGGATGGTGCTGTCAAAGCATCGGATTATGCCTTGGGTGATCTTTTGAGGTCAAAGTCACAGGAAGGAGTAAGAGTGCTTCTCCTTGTATGGGACGACCCTACATCAAGAAGCATTTTGGGTTATAAAACA GATGGTGTCATGGCAACTCATGATGAGGAAACAAGACGATTTTTCAAGAATTCTTCAGTGCATGTGCTGCTTTGTCCTCGCAGTGCTGGAAAACGACATAGCTGGTACAAGCAAaag GAAGTTGGAACAATATATACACATCATCAGAAAACCGTTATTGTGGATGCTGATGCTGGAAAtaacatgagaaaaataatagCATTTGTTGGTGGACTTGATTTGTGTGATGGACGTTATGATACTCCCGATCATCATATACTTAGGACCCTGCATACACTGCATAAAGATGACTATCACAACCCTACTTTCACG GGTAATGTAGGTGGTTGTCCCCGGGAGCCATGGCATGACTTGCATTCCAAAATTGATGGTCCAGCAGCTTATgatgttttgaaaaattttgaggaGCGCTGGTTAAGAGCTTCAAAACCTCATGGGATCAAAAAGTTAAAGAAATATGATGATGCTTTGCTTAAGCTGGAAAGAATTCCAGATATCATTCGCATGACTGATCTTCCTTGTATTGGTCATGACGATCCTGAGTCTTGGCATGTTCAG ATATTTCGTTCAATTGATTCAAATTCTGTTAAAGGATTTCCAAAGGATCCAAAAGAAGCTTCTAGCAAG AACCTAGTATGTGGGAAGAATGTGCTGATCGACATGAGCATACATACAGCATATGTGAAGGCCATTCGAGCTGCACAGCATTACATTTATATAGAGAATCAATATTTCATTGGGTCTTCATACAATTGGAGTCAACATAAAGATCTTG GTGCTAATAATTTGATACCATTGGAAATTGCTCTGAAGATTGCTGAAAAGATAAAAGCACATGAAAGATTTGCAGTGTATATTGTTATTCCAATGTGGCCAGAAGGTGTTCCGACCGGGGCTGCTACACAAAGGATTCTGTATTGGCAG AATAATAcaatgcaaatgatgtatgacACTGTTTACAAGGCTTTGGTTGATGCTGGGGTTGAAGCAGCATTCTCTCCACAAGactatttgaattttttctgTCTAGGCAATCGGGAGTCCACAAGTATGTATGATAATGTCACAGTCTCTGGAGCTCCTCCCCAGGCAAATAGTGTCCAA GCAAATAGTCGAAATAGCCGGCGTTTCATGATTTATGTTCATTCGAAAGGCATGATAGTTGATGATGAATATGTGATATTGGGATCCGCAAACATCAATCAACGCTCTATGGAAGGAACAAGAGACAGTGAGATTGCAATGGGAGCCTATCAACCACATTATACCTGGGCAAGAAAATCTACTTACCCCCTTGGACAA GTCCATGGATATAGGATGTCGCTTTGGGCAGAACACACAGGAACAATTGAAGATTGTTTCTTGCAGCCAGAGAGCCTCGAGTGCGTGCGAAGGGTTAAAGCGATGGGTGAAATGAACTGGAGACAGTATGCAGCAAATGAAGTAACAGAGATGAGAGGACATCTAATGAAATACCCTGTTGATGTTGATAGAAAGGGCAAAGTTAGACCCCTTCCTGGCCATGAAGAGTTCCCTGATGTTGGAGGGAAAATAGTTGGGTCATTCCTTGCCATGAAGGAGAATCTAACCATTTGA
- the LOC107485545 gene encoding uncharacterized protein LOC107485545: MDDGTATTADSSSLLKNPTVSEHTLQLLVTASDTSSLENSLESLTETAKSHGGRSELASKKVLAAVLDVLEHHNHNHDIIALCFKLLRNLCAGDIENQNSFIGHNGVAVVSDILRSEVGSSSYSLGLVRWGIQVLANVCLAGREHQRAVWEKLYPEGFVLLARVSSKETCDPLCMVIYTCCDGNPEWFQILSSYDGWPVMAAIVRTASSAGFAEDWLKLLLSRICLEESQLPVLFPKLQYVDDPLGEEDTESKDGQFSSEQAFLLRILSEILSERLEDVTISTDTALFVYGIFKKSIRILEHAGRGNSGLPSGSPEVDILGYSLTILRDICAQDNARGNRDDAESVVDVLFSYGFIELLLSLLRDLEPPTTIRKVMKQFENQDGIGASSSSLKPCPYRGFRRDIVAVIGNCTYRRKHAQNEIRQQNGILLLLQQCVIDEDNPFLKEWGIWCVRNMLEGNEENRRVVEQLEYQGTAEVPELAALGLRVEVDRSTMRAKLVNVT; this comes from the exons ATGGATGATGGTACGGCTACTACTGCAGATTCATCTTCATTGTTGAAGAACCCAACAGTATCAGAACACACCCTTCAGTTACTCGTCACTGCTTCCGACACTTCTTCGTTGGAAAACTCCCTTGAATCTCTCACAGAGACTGCAAAATCCCACGGTGGTCGTTCAGAACTTGCTTCCAAAAAGGTCCTCGCTGCAGTTCTAGACGTACTTGAACACcataatcataatcatgatATTATTGCTCTGTGTTTCAAGCTCCTTCGAAACCTGTGTGCTGGGGACATTGAAAATCAGAACTCGTTTATTGGGCACAATGGGGTGGCTGTTGTTTCAGATATTTTGAGGTCAGAGGTtggttcttcttcttattctttggGTTTGGTTCGTTGGGGAATTCAGGTTCTGGCGAATGTTTGTCTTGCTGGGAGAGAACACCAGCGTGCTGTTTGGGAAAAGTTGTATCCAGAAGGGTTTGTTTTGCTTGCTAGAGTTAGTAGCAAAGAGACTTGTGACCCTTTGTGTATGGTGATTTATACTTGTTGTGATGGGAATCCTGAATGGTTTCAAATTCTGTCAAGTTATGATGGGTGGCCTGTAATGGCAGCAATTGTGAGAACTGCTTCTTCTG CTGGTTTTGCTGAGGATTGGCTAAAGTTGCTTCTTTCAAGAATCTGCCTCGAAGAATCTCAATTGCCTGTGTTATTTCCTAAATTACAGTATGTGGATGATCCTTTGGGTGAAGAAGATACCGAGTCCAAGGATGGTCAGTTTTCCTCTGAACAAGCTTTCCTTCTGCGAATCCTATCGGAAATCTTAAGTGAGCGGCTAGAAGATGTTACTATCTCAACAGATACTGCATTGTTTGTTTATGGAATATTCAAGAAGTCTATTCGGATTCTCGAACATGCAGGGAGAGGCAATTCTGGTCTTCCTAGTGGCTCTCCCGAAGTTGATATTCTCGGCTACTCGCTCACAATACTGAGGGACATTTGTGCTCAAGATAATGCGAGAGGTAACAGGGATGATGCAGAGAGTGTTGTTGATGTGCTATTCTCTTATGGCTTCATAGAgttgcttttgtctttgcttagAGATCTTGAGCCACCAACAACAATCCGGAAAGTAATGAAGCAATTTGAGAATCAAGATGGTATTGGTGCTAGTAGTAGTTCTTTAAAACCATGTCCTTACAGAGGGTTCAGGCGAGACATTGTTGCAGTTATTGGAAATTGCACATATAGAAGGAAGCACGCACAAAATGAAATCCGGCAGCAGAATGGGATTCTGCTGCTATTGCAGCAGTGTGTTATTGACGAAGACAATCCTTTCTTGAAAGAATGGGGCATATGGTGTGTAAGGAATATGTTGGAGGGCAATGAAGAGAACCGAAGGGTAGTTGAGCAGTTGGAGTATCAGGGAACTGCCGAAGTCCCGGAGCTTGCAGCCCTTGGTCTTCGAGTGGAGGTTGATCGGAGTACTATGCGCGCAAAACTTGTAAATGTAACATGA
- the LOC127746680 gene encoding F-box/LRR-repeat protein At3g48880-like, with amino-acid sequence MKKKCVESNNTDARNINDVLYYELLVNIFMALNVVELATVSKVCKTWRETRSDPKLWHKLDLSVLCYKPFNVPKILGSWNLEDSSERMTKILRGILTQSKIGHIRCFVFNFYAYIKDEHLLLVAERTPNLKRLVLPALCNLSKEAIEHAISLWGGLESITITRMTNHDEIFRAIGKYCKRITELKITSCFEMDHARALIEHTPNLKFLSIQSIIVNFKALCCVLENLKHLVTINLCHSLIMDKPDPSTQLVLYTFRQLQHQWPIHRLRKVLFCLSKRCVICKNKIGENYLMKKPYEVFEDLWRQDDITSLAH; translated from the exons atgaaaaaaaagtgtGTGGAATCCAATAACACCGATGCTAGAAACATTAATGATGTTCTATACTATGAGTTGTTGGTGAATATTTTCATGGCCCTTAATGTTGTAGAGCTTGCAACAGTATCAAAAGTGTGTAAAACTTGGCGTGAAACTCGTAGTGACCCTAAACTTTGGCATAAACTTGACCTTAGTGTACTCTGCTATAAGCCTTTTAACGTACCCAAAATTCTAGGATCTTGGAACCTTGAAGATTCAAGTGAAAGAATGACTAAAATCTTGAGAGGAATCTTAACTCAGAGCAAAATAGGACACATTCGCTGTTTTGTGTTCAATTTCTATGCTTATATAAAGGACGAACACTTGCTCCTTGTTGCTGAAAG GACTCCAAATCTGAAAAGGTTAGTTCTACCTGCCTTATGCAACTTATCAAAAGAAGCAATTGAACATGCAATTAGTTTATGGGGAGGGCTGGAATCCATCACAATTACCCGCATGACCAATCATGATGAAATTTTTCGAGCAATTGGCAAATACTGCAAAAGAATCACCGAATTGAAAATCACTAGCTGCTTCGAAATGGATCATGCTAGAGCCTTGATCGAACACACCCCAAATCTCAAGTTCTTGAGCATTCAATCCATAATAGTGAACTTTAAAGCATTGTGCTGTGTGCTTGAGAACTTGAAGCATTTGGTGACTATTAATCTCTGCCACAGTCTCATCATGGACAAGCCTGACCCATCAACCCAGCTTGTTTTGTACACTTTTCGCCAATTGCAACATCAATGGCCGATCCATCGTTTGAGAAAGGTTCTCTTTTGTCTAAGTAAAAGGTGTGTCATATGCAAGAATAAGATCGGTGAAAATTATCTGATGAAGAAACCATATGAAGTCTTTGAGGATCTTTGGCGTCAAGATGATATAACATCTCTAGCACATTGA